Proteins found in one Salinimonas lutimaris genomic segment:
- the gspI gene encoding type II secretion system minor pseudopilin GspI, protein MTRWRQHRGMTLLEVMVALLIFALTGSAVMKAASEHLASVADIEEVTFGTWVANNRLNALKLSTRWPPKNNQKGTQKMADRTWYWQQQVIKTNNESLRQVNISVGLDSTYQNTVTTVTTYVTRPATSQSGG, encoded by the coding sequence ATGACCAGATGGCGTCAGCACCGGGGCATGACCCTGCTGGAAGTAATGGTGGCCCTGCTGATTTTTGCCCTGACCGGCAGCGCCGTGATGAAAGCAGCCTCGGAGCATCTGGCCAGTGTGGCAGATATCGAAGAGGTGACCTTTGGTACCTGGGTGGCGAATAATCGTCTTAATGCTCTGAAACTGTCCACCCGCTGGCCTCCTAAAAACAATCAGAAAGGCACCCAGAAAATGGCCGACCGGACCTGGTACTGGCAACAGCAGGTGATCAAAACCAATAATGAGTCGCTGCGTCAGGTTAATATTTCAGTTGGTCTGGACAGCACCTATCAAAATACGGTGACGACGGTCACCACCTATGTTACCCGTCCTGCCACATCCCAGAGTGGGGGCTAA
- the gspG gene encoding type II secretion system major pseudopilin GspG, with protein MKTRTKQNGFSLIEVMVVLLIIGIMASMVAPSILGNQEEAQLKKAAVDIQQLESGLEMYKLKNNRFPTTEQGLDALVEEPTIEPLPRNYPSDGFIKRLPEDPWGNPYTLISPGELGEIDIFSNGPDMEAGTDDDIGNWNVNDYL; from the coding sequence ATGAAAACGCGAACAAAACAGAATGGTTTCAGTTTGATTGAAGTCATGGTGGTACTGCTTATCATCGGCATAATGGCCTCTATGGTGGCGCCATCTATTCTGGGTAACCAGGAAGAAGCCCAGCTGAAAAAAGCGGCGGTGGATATTCAGCAGCTGGAAAGCGGGCTGGAAATGTACAAATTGAAGAATAACCGTTTTCCCACCACAGAGCAGGGGCTGGACGCACTGGTAGAAGAGCCGACTATTGAGCCGCTGCCACGCAATTATCCGTCGGATGGCTTTATCAAGCGCCTGCCTGAGGACCCGTGGGGTAACCCGTATACATTGATCAGCCCCGGGGAGCTGGGTGAAATCGATATCTTTTCAAATGGCCCGGATATGGAAGCCGGAACCGATGATGATATCGGTAACTGGAATGTGAACGACTACCTGTAA
- the gspH gene encoding type II secretion system minor pseudopilin GspH: MIISNRPAPSQQHCHGFTLLEVMLVLLLMGLTAGYVVFNAFGSSQSDQLKQEVKRMQVLTDMASDYAVMNQQQLGIRIEPRDGIYYFVFLDENDRWQRLDAEKVYQEHQLAEPFFMSLNLDDLPWNQDQQLFDRDVFDEQFSLDDADIEVGDDAQKRLPPPQIMIMSSGEITPFVLTFHFEPGFGDESPVYFQLQNQDVPPLEFTGPLDQIEL, from the coding sequence ATGATCATCAGTAACCGGCCTGCACCATCACAGCAGCATTGCCACGGCTTCACCTTACTGGAGGTGATGCTGGTGTTGCTGTTAATGGGGCTGACAGCCGGTTATGTTGTGTTTAATGCCTTTGGTTCCAGTCAGTCAGACCAGCTTAAACAAGAAGTTAAGCGTATGCAGGTGCTCACTGACATGGCATCTGATTATGCGGTGATGAACCAGCAGCAGCTGGGTATTCGCATTGAGCCCCGGGATGGCATTTACTATTTTGTTTTTTTAGATGAGAACGATCGCTGGCAGCGACTGGATGCCGAAAAAGTGTATCAGGAACACCAGTTGGCAGAGCCCTTTTTTATGTCACTGAATCTGGATGATTTACCCTGGAATCAGGACCAGCAATTATTTGACCGGGATGTTTTTGATGAACAGTTCAGCCTTGATGATGCGGACATTGAAGTAGGGGATGATGCACAAAAACGCCTGCCTCCACCGCAAATCATGATCATGTCCAGCGGCGAAATCACGCCTTTTGTCCTGACCTTTCATTTTGAGCCTGGGTTTGGTGACGAGTCACCGGTGTATTTTCAGCTGCAAAATCAGGATGTACCGCCGCTGGAATTTACCGGACCGCTGGATCAGATTGAGCTATGA